The Edaphobacter sp. 12200R-103 genome contains a region encoding:
- a CDS encoding queuosine precursor transporter has translation MASHSGASRYKYLDALTTAFVVILLVSNLVAQKVCQIGPFAVSAAILLFPVTYIFGDIFTEIYGFAASRRAIWLGFFGTALLYLIGTLTVALPPAPDWHNQQAFAAVFGFIPRILAASLAAFWAGEFANSYTMARLKLLTEGRMLWTRTVGSTVVGQAVDTTIVVLLTYVGVVPFKTMANMIATGYLLKVGYEVLATPLTYMVISWLKRAEGAEAFDRHESFNPFNFSQIHGVEE, from the coding sequence ATGGCCAGCCATTCGGGAGCTTCCCGGTACAAATATCTTGATGCGCTAACGACCGCATTCGTTGTGATTCTACTGGTCTCCAACCTGGTCGCCCAGAAGGTCTGCCAGATTGGTCCCTTTGCCGTCAGTGCAGCGATCCTCCTGTTTCCGGTCACCTATATCTTTGGAGACATATTTACCGAGATCTATGGATTTGCCGCCTCCCGAAGAGCCATCTGGCTCGGCTTCTTCGGGACCGCGCTGCTGTACCTGATAGGCACTCTCACTGTTGCTCTTCCGCCTGCGCCGGATTGGCACAATCAACAGGCGTTTGCAGCCGTCTTCGGCTTCATCCCTCGAATTCTCGCTGCCAGTCTAGCCGCCTTCTGGGCGGGCGAATTCGCCAACTCCTACACCATGGCTCGGCTCAAGCTACTCACAGAAGGTCGCATGTTGTGGACTCGAACGGTAGGGTCCACCGTGGTGGGTCAGGCGGTGGATACGACAATTGTCGTTCTTCTTACATACGTCGGGGTGGTCCCCTTCAAGACTATGGCAAATATGATAGCGACCGGGTATCTCTTGAAGGTAGGATACGAGGTGCTGGCCACGCCCTTGACCTACATGGTGATCTCCTGGCTTAAGAGGGCGGAAGGAGCCGAGGCCTTTGACCGGCATGAAAGCTTCAATCCCTTCAATTTTTCGCAGATTCATGGTGTGGAAGAATAA
- a CDS encoding helix-turn-helix transcriptional regulator, translating into MEISGLCRSVVYKLAKQGQFPAQVTVGVRGARWSEHEVRNWVADRLANARRATVAETE; encoded by the coding sequence ATGGAAATTTCCGGCTTGTGCAGAAGCGTTGTTTACAAGCTTGCAAAGCAAGGGCAGTTCCCTGCGCAAGTCACCGTTGGTGTTCGCGGTGCACGTTGGTCTGAACATGAAGTGCGCAATTGGGTAGCAGATCGGCTTGCTAACGCGAGACGCGCAACCGTGGCTGAGACCGAGTAA
- a CDS encoding AAA family ATPase, which produces MQEIAQNTNEFVKLFAAHRQWVCHSNKVPLNPRTGFNASVTNPDDWSDHAQAVSSAAANDGVGIGFVLTASAGLVCIDLDTHKTTDPNVIALHEEIQRQFSNTYSERSPNGGSHFWMKGSIARSIRSSQDHIEIYNQDRYITFTGNAINNVPVQDCNGTLTALWERLNAGQSKANVPTLFGSQPQTGSDQEICNKAANASNGELFKTLWNGNWQGKYPSQSEADQAFCNIVAFYTDNAEQVVHIFRASALGQRPKAQRNDYVGNMVRKAFDQRLPLPFNPSTLIVPKAQVQNIPLLPIANDIEVVSLSGIVAEAIEWLWDGYLPKGKLTLLAGAGGTGKSTLAFSIAAIVSSGGMWPDGRRCNRPGNVLIWSSEDDPADTIVPRLLAMGADVSKIHLVKTTVGADGQRLPFNPARDIPLLKQKIVANGGIGLFIVDPITSAVAGDMHKANEVRQGLQAVVDLASECNCAVIGITHFAKGTTGRNPAERVIGSVAFGAFARVVLVAAKDEETERRVFVKAKSNISNDTGGFYYAIQARPLNNNITATCIDWGGAIEGSSREILATVEHQDGKDENRSQVDEAKTFLVEELKNGPRYARELIERAHSELGISEKTLQRARRQLTIQTINEGANKGWKWSFVAVGFSNGSIQ; this is translated from the coding sequence ATGCAAGAGATAGCACAGAACACCAACGAATTCGTAAAACTTTTTGCTGCTCACAGGCAGTGGGTCTGCCACAGCAACAAAGTGCCTTTGAATCCCCGCACCGGCTTCAACGCCAGTGTCACGAATCCTGACGATTGGAGCGACCATGCGCAAGCTGTTTCTTCTGCTGCTGCAAACGATGGTGTTGGTATCGGCTTTGTACTGACGGCATCAGCCGGTTTGGTTTGCATTGACCTTGACACGCACAAAACAACAGACCCAAACGTTATTGCCTTGCATGAAGAGATACAGCGGCAGTTCAGCAACACATACAGCGAACGCTCACCAAACGGCGGAAGCCACTTTTGGATGAAGGGTTCAATTGCCCGCTCCATCAGGTCATCGCAAGATCATATCGAGATATACAACCAAGACCGTTACATAACGTTCACTGGAAACGCTATCAACAACGTGCCCGTTCAGGATTGCAACGGAACTCTGACAGCACTGTGGGAACGACTGAACGCCGGGCAGAGTAAAGCCAATGTGCCCACATTGTTTGGAAGTCAGCCACAGACTGGCTCTGACCAAGAGATTTGCAACAAGGCTGCTAACGCTTCCAATGGTGAGTTATTCAAGACTCTGTGGAATGGCAATTGGCAAGGTAAGTATCCATCGCAATCTGAAGCTGACCAAGCATTCTGCAACATCGTTGCTTTCTATACAGACAATGCAGAACAGGTTGTGCACATCTTCCGGGCGTCAGCGTTAGGTCAGCGTCCCAAAGCACAACGCAATGACTATGTGGGCAACATGGTGCGCAAGGCTTTTGACCAACGCTTGCCGCTTCCTTTCAATCCCTCAACACTGATCGTTCCAAAGGCCCAGGTTCAAAACATTCCCCTGTTGCCAATTGCAAATGACATTGAAGTTGTCAGTTTGTCAGGAATCGTTGCAGAGGCTATTGAGTGGCTTTGGGACGGCTATCTACCAAAGGGCAAACTCACCTTGCTTGCTGGCGCAGGTGGAACCGGCAAATCAACGCTTGCTTTCTCAATCGCCGCAATTGTGTCGTCCGGTGGAATGTGGCCTGACGGCAGAAGGTGCAACCGTCCGGGCAATGTTCTCATTTGGAGTTCTGAAGATGACCCGGCTGACACCATCGTTCCCCGCCTGCTGGCAATGGGCGCAGACGTATCAAAAATACATCTGGTGAAAACAACGGTTGGTGCCGATGGTCAACGCCTTCCATTCAATCCTGCCAGAGACATTCCGCTGCTAAAGCAGAAAATTGTTGCAAACGGTGGAATTGGTCTATTCATCGTTGACCCCATTACATCTGCTGTTGCTGGTGACATGCACAAGGCCAACGAAGTACGGCAAGGGTTGCAGGCTGTTGTTGACCTTGCCAGCGAGTGCAATTGTGCAGTCATCGGAATCACTCACTTTGCTAAAGGCACAACAGGCCGCAATCCCGCTGAACGTGTGATTGGCTCTGTTGCGTTCGGCGCGTTTGCGCGTGTTGTGCTGGTTGCTGCGAAAGATGAAGAGACAGAGCGGCGCGTCTTTGTAAAAGCAAAATCCAACATCAGCAACGATACAGGCGGGTTTTACTACGCCATTCAGGCACGCCCGCTCAACAACAACATCACTGCAACGTGCATTGATTGGGGTGGAGCAATTGAAGGCAGTTCACGCGAGATTCTGGCAACGGTTGAACATCAGGACGGCAAGGACGAAAACCGTTCACAGGTTGATGAAGCAAAAACGTTCCTTGTTGAAGAGTTGAAGAATGGCCCACGTTATGCGCGAGAGCTAATCGAAAGAGCGCATTCAGAATTGGGCATTTCTGAAAAGACCTTACAACGTGCCAGACGGCAGCTAACCATTCAGACAATCAACGAAGGTGCAAACAAGGGTTGGAAGTGGAGCTTTGTTGCTGTTGGTTTCAGCAACGGTTCCATTCAGTAG
- a CDS encoding transposase family protein has translation MTANGKFQRGKTVRLREQAIAALLTNPSMRDAARESGVGYSTLIRWSNEPEFAAALKAARNELLDSAIQRLKTAAFNAVGTLIEVAASPASSDMARVSSSKALIELALRVGTIEQLADRIEELERKTTDENNGGFEGSAQTLTETPSERWQ, from the coding sequence GTGACAGCAAACGGAAAATTTCAACGCGGCAAGACAGTTCGACTCAGAGAGCAGGCAATTGCTGCGTTGCTTACCAATCCTTCGATGCGGGATGCAGCAAGGGAATCTGGTGTTGGTTACAGCACGCTAATCAGGTGGAGCAATGAACCGGAGTTTGCTGCTGCATTGAAAGCCGCACGGAATGAATTGTTGGACTCTGCAATTCAACGTCTGAAGACAGCGGCATTCAACGCTGTGGGCACATTGATTGAAGTTGCGGCTTCACCTGCATCCTCAGATATGGCGCGAGTGTCCAGTAGCAAGGCTCTGATTGAACTTGCATTGCGTGTGGGCACTATCGAGCAATTGGCAGATCGCATTGAAGAGCTAGAAAGGAAAACCACCGATGAGAACAATGGGGGATTTGAAGGGTCTGCACAAACGCTTACAGAAACTCCAAGCGAACGTTGGCAGTAA
- a CDS encoding recombinase family protein, whose amino-acid sequence MAQGKFVAYYRVSTAKQGASGLGLDAQKEAVRSYLNGGRWRMVDEVVEVESGKRTDRPELARALALCRVHGATLIIAKLDRLARNVHFISGLMESGVEFIAVDMPAANRLTVHILSAVAEHEAKMISQRTKAALAAAKARGVRLGCRHRKIAAQAAVGAQASAVARRAKAQNRAADLLPVIRSIQAEGASSLRAVATTLNEKGVPSPSGGAWHGNSVRRVVELDC is encoded by the coding sequence ATGGCCCAGGGCAAATTTGTGGCTTACTACCGCGTCAGCACAGCGAAGCAAGGCGCGTCAGGTCTTGGCCTAGACGCTCAGAAGGAAGCCGTGCGCAGCTATCTGAACGGTGGCCGCTGGCGCATGGTGGATGAGGTTGTTGAAGTCGAATCCGGCAAGCGCACTGATCGTCCTGAACTTGCGCGGGCACTGGCGTTGTGTCGTGTTCATGGTGCAACGTTGATTATTGCCAAACTTGACCGTCTAGCCCGCAACGTCCATTTCATTTCAGGCTTGATGGAATCAGGTGTTGAGTTTATTGCAGTAGATATGCCAGCGGCCAACCGGCTGACGGTTCACATTCTTAGTGCGGTTGCCGAACACGAAGCCAAGATGATTTCCCAACGAACGAAGGCTGCTTTGGCGGCTGCGAAGGCCCGAGGGGTACGTTTGGGTTGCCGTCATCGCAAGATCGCAGCACAGGCCGCTGTAGGCGCACAGGCGAGTGCCGTAGCGAGACGGGCCAAGGCTCAGAACCGGGCGGCAGACCTGTTGCCGGTCATCCGTTCGATACAGGCAGAAGGTGCAAGTTCGCTTAGAGCGGTTGCAACAACCTTGAATGAAAAGGGGGTGCCAAGCCCCAGCGGTGGAGCATGGCATGGCAACAGTGTTAGGCGTGTTGTTGAACTAGATTGTTAG
- a CDS encoding DUF2321 domain-containing protein — protein MNFSSEYYGQVTCINGHVATNFYEGGDYQRWCGSCGKQTIAACPSCHWPLRGSYRDLIHSREPDAYCLHCGKALPWTESKLDAVREVAKLVDGLTDNDRKTLNEILPDLISTEATPSTQVAALKMKSLVKKGGKVFAESVQKIIVDVISETAKKTLFP, from the coding sequence ATGAATTTCTCATCTGAATACTATGGCCAAGTGACCTGTATAAACGGCCATGTCGCCACTAATTTTTATGAGGGTGGTGATTATCAACGTTGGTGTGGTTCCTGTGGCAAACAAACAATTGCAGCTTGTCCCTCTTGCCACTGGCCGCTACGCGGTTCGTATAGAGATTTGATTCATTCACGAGAACCTGATGCGTATTGCCTACACTGCGGCAAGGCACTTCCGTGGACAGAATCAAAACTTGATGCGGTTCGTGAGGTTGCGAAGCTTGTTGATGGCTTGACTGACAACGACCGCAAGACGCTGAATGAAATTCTGCCCGATCTTATCTCCACAGAAGCAACACCAAGCACTCAAGTAGCAGCCTTGAAGATGAAAAGCCTTGTCAAGAAGGGTGGCAAGGTCTTTGCGGAATCTGTTCAGAAAATTATTGTTGACGTGATTTCTGAAACCGCAAAGAAAACACTCTTCCCATAA
- a CDS encoding site-specific integrase produces the protein MARLKGNLKLDTRTARRSIPVSAKLHTTKIQTGLALGYRKGLRGGSWIARRHEGGTKYSFEPLGVADDHADADGIAVLSCDQAQVKAREWATRKAADDAGEVVSGKYTVADAMADYLKHLEREKRKPQDRTKSTIDAHILPALGTIQLSKLTHGKVKKWRDALADGSPRTRTGFAKEKVWCVRMVHGKPKGQYRMRVTETKIPLKQAHREIDDDPETLRKRQASANRILTVLKAALNHACVERKVSTKAAWENVKAFRNADAAKIRFLSVSELKAFIPVCETDFRRLVKGALVTGARYGELAAMFVEDFNEPNGTVYVATSKNGESRHIHLNDEGIAFFKQMVKGRNPNDPMFVRANGEPWKTSEQQRPMDAACKDAHIEGVTFHILRHTYASHSVMNGMPLEVLQKQLGHKDIRITIKHYAHLCSDYKQQSVRAHAPSFGFAEPVEIMNGPLLVQRQAKTA, from the coding sequence ATGGCAAGACTCAAAGGAAACCTCAAGCTGGACACCCGGACGGCCCGCCGCTCCATTCCCGTCAGCGCGAAGCTGCACACGACCAAGATTCAGACCGGCCTTGCCCTTGGCTACCGCAAGGGGCTGCGCGGCGGGTCATGGATTGCCAGACGGCACGAGGGGGGCACCAAATACAGCTTTGAGCCTTTGGGCGTGGCTGACGATCACGCGGACGCTGACGGCATCGCCGTGCTGTCCTGCGACCAAGCACAAGTGAAGGCAAGAGAGTGGGCAACAAGGAAGGCCGCAGATGATGCCGGTGAGGTGGTCAGCGGCAAGTACACCGTTGCTGACGCAATGGCCGACTACCTGAAGCATCTTGAACGCGAGAAGCGCAAGCCTCAAGACCGCACCAAATCAACCATTGATGCCCACATATTGCCAGCGTTGGGCACCATTCAACTAAGCAAGCTGACGCACGGCAAGGTGAAGAAGTGGCGCGATGCTCTGGCTGACGGTTCACCCCGTACACGCACAGGGTTCGCCAAGGAAAAGGTCTGGTGCGTCCGCATGGTTCATGGCAAGCCAAAGGGCCAATACAGAATGCGCGTCACAGAGACGAAGATTCCACTGAAGCAAGCACACCGGGAAATAGATGATGACCCGGAAACACTGCGCAAACGTCAGGCATCTGCAAATCGCATACTCACGGTTTTGAAGGCTGCTTTGAACCATGCTTGTGTAGAGCGGAAGGTTAGCACTAAAGCAGCGTGGGAAAATGTCAAAGCGTTCCGCAATGCTGACGCGGCCAAGATTCGTTTTCTTTCAGTCAGCGAATTGAAGGCATTCATTCCTGTATGTGAAACAGACTTTCGGCGGTTGGTGAAAGGCGCACTGGTTACAGGTGCGCGTTACGGCGAACTTGCTGCGATGTTCGTTGAAGACTTCAATGAACCCAATGGAACGGTCTACGTTGCCACAAGCAAGAACGGGGAGTCTCGCCACATTCACTTGAACGATGAAGGAATTGCCTTCTTCAAACAGATGGTGAAGGGACGCAACCCGAATGACCCAATGTTTGTAAGAGCGAACGGCGAACCGTGGAAGACCTCAGAGCAACAACGGCCAATGGATGCCGCTTGCAAGGATGCCCACATTGAGGGTGTGACCTTCCACATATTGCGACACACATACGCGAGTCACAGCGTTATGAACGGAATGCCGCTAGAAGTGCTGCAAAAACAGCTAGGCCACAAAGACATTCGCATCACCATCAAGCATTACGCACATTTGTGCTCTGACTACAAACAACAGTCCGTTCGTGCTCATGCACCATCGTTTGGATTTGCTGAACCTGTTGAGATTATGAACGGGCCTCTGCTGGTGCAGCGGCAGGCAAAGACGGCTTAG
- a CDS encoding sigma 54-interacting transcriptional regulator, producing the protein MPGFVVEAGTMQIGPQGGSCGAAVYRREPVFALDVLEDPVWDVYRDRILPFGIRAVWSQPLFTRDGQVLGTFAIHYREVRSPNPLDIKVIENASRIAAIAIERHQNEEKLRLERDRLRLLLEITSSMASKLDLQQLLETLSTDLLRVTLCDFCAVLLPNDDKENLSVTTLYNPEARASIADGPYVLKAGSLCGEAFRTGKTQFLNDFEDLRLAVGDVANSGGRRTQQRFTEEGFVSGCCLPLLGRNGVIGVLTALNRSKKTLEHDEISFLEQLSRQVALAIENALEYEKAITDRDKETKQRLYLEEEVRSEFGEIVGDSPALRAALEMVSIVAPTDSSVLILGETGTGKELIARAIHNLSNRRNRPFVKLNCAAIPLGLLESELFGHERGAFTGAIAQKTGRFELANKGTLFLDEVGDIPLELQAKLLRVLQEQEFERLGGTHTHKVDVRVIAATHRDLPAMVKQTTFREDLYYRLKVFPIQIPALRQRTEDIPRLVRHFVDLYARRMSKKIDDIPRETIDALTKYRWPGNVRELQNFIERAVILSPHTVLRAPITELEPYTASKGHLPSLSNLEDMERDHILRALDASNWVVGGRHGAAERLGLKRTSLVYKMQKLGIGRNSYSANSFRKPASSD; encoded by the coding sequence ATGCCCGGTTTCGTGGTTGAAGCTGGAACCATGCAGATCGGACCTCAGGGGGGTTCCTGCGGCGCGGCCGTATACAGAAGAGAACCCGTGTTTGCTCTTGATGTACTTGAGGATCCGGTTTGGGATGTTTATCGTGACCGGATCCTGCCCTTCGGGATTCGGGCGGTATGGTCGCAGCCACTGTTCACACGAGACGGCCAGGTCTTGGGTACTTTCGCAATTCATTATCGTGAAGTGCGTAGCCCCAATCCTCTAGACATCAAGGTCATCGAGAATGCAAGCCGTATTGCCGCCATCGCGATCGAGCGCCACCAGAATGAGGAGAAGTTGCGGCTTGAGCGCGATCGGTTGCGCTTGCTGCTAGAGATTACAAGCAGCATGGCATCCAAGCTTGATTTGCAGCAGCTCTTGGAGACACTGTCTACCGATCTCCTTAGGGTGACGCTGTGTGATTTCTGCGCGGTACTTCTTCCTAATGACGACAAGGAAAATCTGAGCGTAACGACGCTATACAATCCGGAGGCGCGAGCTTCCATAGCGGATGGCCCGTATGTACTGAAGGCTGGTTCTTTGTGTGGCGAGGCTTTTCGAACAGGCAAGACTCAATTCTTGAACGATTTCGAAGACCTTCGTCTTGCCGTAGGAGATGTCGCGAATAGTGGAGGAAGGCGCACCCAGCAGCGGTTCACAGAGGAAGGGTTTGTATCAGGATGTTGCCTTCCTCTCCTGGGCAGGAATGGAGTGATTGGCGTTCTAACCGCCTTAAATCGCTCAAAAAAGACGCTGGAGCACGATGAGATCAGTTTTCTTGAACAACTCTCCCGCCAAGTGGCCCTGGCGATCGAGAATGCACTCGAATATGAAAAGGCAATAACGGATCGAGACAAAGAGACGAAGCAGCGACTTTATCTCGAAGAAGAGGTTCGCTCCGAATTTGGGGAGATTGTCGGAGATAGTCCCGCATTGAGAGCCGCGCTGGAAATGGTCTCGATAGTGGCTCCCACAGATTCCAGCGTTCTGATCCTGGGAGAAACCGGAACAGGCAAGGAGCTGATCGCACGTGCGATCCACAACCTGAGCAATCGTCGAAATCGACCTTTTGTAAAGTTGAACTGCGCAGCTATTCCGCTAGGCCTTCTCGAAAGCGAGCTGTTCGGCCACGAACGAGGAGCATTCACCGGAGCAATCGCACAGAAGACAGGCCGATTCGAACTCGCAAATAAAGGAACATTGTTTCTGGATGAAGTTGGTGACATCCCGCTGGAACTTCAGGCGAAGCTGCTGCGCGTTCTACAGGAGCAGGAATTTGAACGGCTAGGCGGAACTCACACGCACAAAGTTGATGTTCGCGTGATTGCGGCTACGCATCGTGACCTGCCCGCTATGGTAAAACAAACGACATTTCGCGAGGATCTCTACTATCGCCTGAAAGTCTTCCCTATCCAGATCCCTGCTCTGAGGCAGCGAACTGAAGATATTCCCCGTCTAGTCCGACATTTCGTCGATTTATATGCGCGCCGGATGAGCAAAAAGATCGATGACATCCCCCGCGAAACGATAGATGCGTTGACCAAGTATCGATGGCCGGGAAACGTGCGGGAACTGCAGAACTTTATCGAACGCGCGGTGATCCTTTCGCCCCATACGGTGTTACGCGCGCCGATCACGGAGTTGGAGCCGTATACCGCGTCCAAAGGGCATCTTCCTTCTCTATCAAATCTTGAGGATATGGAACGGGACCACATCCTGAGAGCACTTGACGCAAGCAACTGGGTGGTCGGAGGACGGCACGGTGCAGCAGAGCGTTTGGGATTAAAACGGACGTCACTGGTTTACAAAATGCAGAAGCTTGGTATCGGCCGCAATTCTTATTCCGCTAACAGTTTCAGAAAGCCTGCTTCCTCTGATTGA
- the egtB gene encoding ergothioneine biosynthesis protein EgtB produces MPDVEAKYKAVRSMTQSLAATLSAEDQMVQSFPEASPIKWHQAHTTWFFETFILRPFLPDYRPFREDFHRLFNSYYISLGEEIPQKKLRASFSRPSLDEVLAFRDHVDHAMERLFASTIDGEVSRRIVLGLNHEQQHQELVLTDIKHAFFSNPIHPVYGSPDTPQTPPFSVPSLEWREFSGALVEIGRSPNFEDPFDFCFDNETPRHRVLLEPFEFANRKVTCREYLEFMADDGYIRSELWLSDGWDAVQESRWEAPLYWERDASEETGWRMFTLRGWQGISGLLDVPVCHVSFYEADAFARWRGCRLPTEAEWESVASQLPQHGNFLDTGRLHPSRVTESGVTQMFGDCWEWTSSPYTGYPGYKRPPGALGEYNGKFMVNQMILRGGSCVTPADHVRATYRNFFPPAMRWQFTGIRLAI; encoded by the coding sequence ATGCCAGATGTCGAAGCAAAATATAAAGCAGTGCGATCTATGACCCAATCTCTTGCGGCCACATTGTCTGCTGAGGACCAGATGGTTCAATCGTTCCCCGAAGCAAGTCCTATAAAGTGGCACCAAGCCCATACAACGTGGTTCTTCGAAACCTTTATTTTGAGGCCATTTCTTCCAGACTATCGCCCCTTCCGGGAAGACTTTCACCGTCTCTTCAACAGCTACTACATCTCCCTCGGCGAGGAGATCCCCCAAAAGAAGCTTCGGGCTTCATTTTCGCGCCCTTCCCTCGATGAGGTTCTGGCCTTTCGCGACCATGTCGACCATGCAATGGAACGACTGTTCGCTTCCACAATCGATGGAGAAGTATCTCGACGTATAGTGCTCGGTTTGAATCATGAGCAGCAACATCAGGAGCTGGTGCTCACAGACATCAAGCATGCATTTTTCTCGAATCCGATCCACCCGGTGTACGGATCGCCAGACACCCCTCAAACACCACCATTTTCTGTGCCAAGTCTCGAGTGGCGGGAATTCTCTGGCGCCCTGGTCGAGATCGGTCGCTCTCCGAACTTCGAAGATCCGTTTGATTTCTGCTTCGACAACGAGACTCCGCGCCACCGAGTACTCCTCGAGCCATTCGAGTTTGCGAATCGCAAAGTGACTTGCCGAGAGTATTTGGAATTCATGGCTGATGACGGGTATATCCGTTCGGAGCTTTGGCTCTCTGATGGTTGGGACGCAGTTCAGGAAAGTAGATGGGAAGCGCCACTCTATTGGGAGCGCGATGCCAGCGAGGAAACAGGCTGGCGGATGTTTACCCTCAGGGGATGGCAGGGAATTTCAGGATTGCTCGATGTGCCTGTGTGTCACGTAAGCTTCTACGAAGCCGACGCATTCGCGCGCTGGCGTGGATGCCGCCTTCCCACCGAAGCTGAGTGGGAGTCCGTCGCCAGCCAGCTGCCTCAGCATGGAAACTTCCTGGATACCGGGAGACTGCACCCCTCGCGGGTCACCGAGTCTGGTGTCACACAAATGTTTGGCGACTGCTGGGAATGGACTTCCAGCCCCTATACGGGATATCCAGGATACAAACGTCCTCCCGGAGCACTGGGTGAATACAACGGAAAATTCATGGTGAATCAGATGATTTTGCGGGGAGGATCGTGTGTCACACCCGCAGATCATGTGCGTGCGACCTACCGTAACTTCTTCCCTCCAGCCATGCGTTGGCAATTCACCGGAATACGCTTGGCTATTTGA
- a CDS encoding DUF427 domain-containing protein produces the protein MRVRFGGTWIADSEHVILLFEPGRYPVAYFPETDIAPDVLEATPHTTQHQDLGRTSWHIVKAGGQRASRGAWQHIELPAYADELRDHIAFAWAAMEAFYEEDERILGHATDSYHRIDIRRTSRSLVVRHRDCIIANTNRPLALYESGFAPRWYVPHADVDMSSLTAVEHQTFCPYKGLCNYYDIGAARLGAWSYPKAYSEVDRISGFVSFEPDIVSVELDGKAMKLEPGQTVVAHGPDRLLTIEEGQPGVRA, from the coding sequence ATGCGGGTTCGTTTTGGGGGAACATGGATCGCTGACAGCGAACATGTGATTCTTCTCTTCGAACCTGGACGTTATCCGGTCGCCTACTTTCCGGAAACAGACATCGCTCCAGACGTTCTGGAGGCAACTCCGCATACGACGCAGCACCAAGACCTCGGCCGCACCTCCTGGCACATCGTAAAGGCAGGAGGGCAACGAGCCTCACGAGGCGCCTGGCAGCATATCGAACTGCCAGCTTATGCAGACGAGTTGCGCGATCACATCGCGTTTGCATGGGCCGCGATGGAGGCCTTCTATGAAGAGGATGAGCGCATCTTAGGCCACGCTACGGATAGCTACCATCGGATCGACATACGCCGGACATCTCGAAGCCTTGTCGTTCGACATCGCGACTGCATCATTGCAAACACAAACCGTCCACTTGCCCTTTATGAATCTGGCTTTGCTCCTCGGTGGTACGTTCCCCATGCTGATGTCGACATGTCTTCTCTAACGGCGGTAGAACATCAGACTTTCTGCCCGTACAAAGGACTCTGCAACTATTACGACATCGGAGCTGCACGTCTTGGGGCGTGGTCCTATCCGAAGGCCTATTCAGAAGTTGACCGCATCTCCGGGTTCGTCTCGTTCGAGCCAGACATCGTCTCGGTTGAATTGGACGGTAAGGCTATGAAGCTTGAGCCGGGCCAGACAGTAGTTGCCCATGGCCCAGATCGTCTACTCACTATTGAAGAAGGACAGCCGGGCGTTCGGGCATGA